Within the Cydia pomonella isolate Wapato2018A chromosome 3, ilCydPomo1, whole genome shotgun sequence genome, the region GTCTCGTTATGCCTTTTGAGATCCAAGTCAACACTTACGGACAAATGACGACCtaggtacttactttttttttaaataaatggttTTTACTCTTTGTTAATTTGAGGTTTATTACAAACATAAACGTATCAGATCTATTGTCACAAAAATAACAGCTGACGTAGATACCTCACATAGAttatatatacatttaggtATATGATGTCCACTCCACGCCCATAATAAGACCGTCGTATCATAAAGAAAAAATGGCAATGAATAATAATCCTTTTTGCAGGCACCAAATCGGCTTCTTCCGAGACCTCCACATTAACCAGGCACCGAGACTGCAGCCAGTCCCGCGCCCGGCCAACGTAGACCTCGACCAAGCCCAAGCCAACCAAGCCCCCGTTGACCAAGCCCCAGTCAACCAAGCTCCAGTGAATGAAGCAGCTGCCCCAGTTAACGCTGAAGCTGTTAACGCTGCCCCACAGGTAAAAACATACcccattatttttaagttagcAAAAATCTGACAAATATCGTTTCTTTACAACTCTCTCTCCCTCCCTCCTAGGCAATAATTATGAGCAGCACTCAAGATCTTTCTTGATTCAACCCACCAACGTTCCTTTCGGCCTCTAACAAGCACAAATAATAAATTGACggataaggacaaacgattTGTTATGCCTGATAAGTCTTAACTCGCTTAAAAGTTAACACTTATTAAGCTTAAATCTTATTACAGATAAGTTTTCGTAAAACTCGctttaaacttaatttaatgAGTTTTATCTATGTATCTGCAGAGCACTCTAaagcttacttatttttctatggcCACACTTAACGTAAAAATTTTATTACtatgaaaattaaacaaattttttttttcgtcaggTAAACCACGCCAGTGAAACCACCCCACCAGAAGACAATCAGCAGTCTCTCTTAGCGGTAACATGGATGATTTTCACCACGTTCTTCGCTTCTTTGATACCGGATACCAACTAGTGTTTCGTGAAACTAGTGTGAATTATACTTAGAATTGTCTGTAATTATGGGTTACATGCGTTGAAATTGTAGTTTTTCGGCTGCCCTTTTTACATTGTGAAGGACGTAAAACATTCGGTAGAGAAACTTGTTTAATCTTTTCCGAATGTATCATATAGTAAATACCTATATCGTATGGGTAACATATTGGTTGATGTCAgtgatgttattttttttaagtaattggCTTAGATATCACAGATCTACAATGACGCTTGCaggccccgtaggttcgtgttcttctgtCACTCTCACTGGGCAATATActgcatatataatatatctatcgatgagttccctcaaaaattttaatatttttaggttttgtgcacgaattattgaaaaaataagtgcattttgaaaataaaaaaatctggattcgaatcgatacagTACTTCGAAAAATCGATGAAGtcactagagaaaatcctcaagattggtAATtaaatccggctcgaaggaccaatgTTAGGGTCCTACTAGACGTAGAAATCATGACGAGGACTGTATAAAAATAGGCTGGTTAATTCCGCCTTAATTACAAAGAATCCcggccaaacaattataaaaaactaattCGGTGTTCGTCCGTTGCCGGTGGAGTATGTGATGCCGTGATGCGTATGACCAGTACTTAACAGCAATCGTATTGTGATCTagaaaagcggtacgatttttcaaaaacttcgcTTTCTGATCCTACGGCACCTTGATgataattgaagtgtgcaaaagagAAGCATCGCGTATAACATATGTGAACATTTCATAAGTCCGATAAAGGCGAACTGCGAATGGAAAAACGTGACCACTTTTGAGTGTCATTAGCGGCCGCTTAAATGTACCAAAGCTGGAAATACGAAAAGCTGTATTTTATGttacaaaactaaataatttacgcattcacataattatttctgaattcaataaATACTTCTAATGAcatttaacgcattcactgccagggggcgtggcctaggaacaaacttgtatgacggtgaacgcatatatgcgtcggtggcagtgaatgcttTAAACGTCAATCCGATTTAGGTCGCACTTTTGATTTTTGACATGCAATCTTGTACATTGTAGATCCGTGTTACATATGTATTACATGAtaaaatgtacatatacataattaaattatatgtacTCGTATACATATACTAAACTAATAGATGAGTACAACTGACTAGTGAAATGAAGTCTTACTTTCCAAAGTTAGGTACTCCACGGTTATAGTTGTGTTTTCACGCAAAACGATTCTATGAGTGTCAATGTGTCGCATGCTTACACTTATTTCAAAAAGCCAACGTAAAATGCCATCAAGCATTAAACCTTTTTagttttaaccctttaacgcCACGCCTGTCGTGTGCGGCGCATTGttaaccttgtcggaatgcacgaaagTTTGTTATGAGGCTGTAGCCTTGCGCGTCACTTGACattttggcggtcaaagggttaaagggCATGCATGCCAGGAAAGAGTGATAGATCCCAGAAGCGATTGAACCTCGCGACTTAGTCGCAATAATAAATTtctgtagaaaataatatatgggCCCTGTTTGAATATATGGGCCTTGTTTGATTACATTTAAGGGTAAGTCCTGGTTGTTAAAATTCCTCGTACTGATATAAAACCAAATATTAAATGTGtataatttatctttttctaGTATTAGGTGGACTTGCCACTGTGGATTTATAATGTTTGTTTCTATATTTGGCCGATTTGAAATTTAAagtgattttttaaaagaaCTGTTCTAAGATATAGATAATTTCTTGCCATAAATATATTATCCTCTTTCTGATTGTTTGGCGGTTCATAAAATTTGGAGCAGTAATTGACGAAAAGTTGTTTTTCCAACAACATAAAATACTTAATGGCTTGTGTACGTCATGTTTGtatgattaaaaatatttattataatataaataaatatgtattataaatccACAGTAGGTATTTAGTTCTACGTaggttaaaaatgtatttaatgtgatgaaaaagcatgtaaaataaataaataaagggtttatatttaaaaaatctcttATAACGATTTGTATAGCATGTTTAAGCCTATGATTTtcaaccagtagggctaagatgactgtcaccatgcctgtcacgttctaataagtatgtaagcgcgaaagtgatgggcatagtgacaaacgataaaaatggaaccatgctgctactgCTGGAGCACTTTTTGTTAGGGAAAGTGGTTTTAACTACCTTTTGCACTATTCACATTAGTATGTTTTTACATTGTCGCTATGCCAGTGagaaaaaaaccggtcaagtgagagttcgttttactcgcgcaccgagggttctgttcaaactttgaattatctcgtgtaactataaaggcgaaagacttgatcagaagtacctataacaAGTATAATtcgtgtacagcgccatctataagcaaattgtctaactaatttgcacAATGTAATGCACCTaagttggtttttcgaggataattctctatcatatGAACCGATTtccaaaattgttattttatttgaaaaacctGTCTTTGatataatctcatagaaatgttaaattgcaaactgaattcgaaAATGTTTTTGCCATTTAAAGAAAAACAGGACAGAGgcctgattatatttttcctgttaaatttatagtaattttaatattataaaataaaaaaacataattattcaGAAATAAGAggggaatgtttttttttcacattttccttcataaatatttttttttctctatgattaaaaaaagaaagaatgtTTTGCAATGTGatccacttgacctagtcattAGACttccccctcttcatattgggcattttccatagttaataaaaaaaaagaaaaaaatacattcaatgtgtctgggttagcgatGTTCatattcataactattccaaatttcaaatcgatagcttaagtggttctcaagatatttagcgatgtgacagacggactgaTGTACGGACGGACAGTCGCACCGTAAGGAGTActctttaaataatttttgtgGGGTGGATCCCAATCCATATCCAACCCACAAAATTTCGTCCAAAAATTggaacttgtctaaaacaagaTAACAAATTTAATGAATCTTCAATCTTGGAATCTTTTCGTTGACTTTTCTAAGTATTTCCATTGCGATAGGGTTAAAAGTTAGCATTAGCAAACCAGTATGACCAAGCAACATATTAGGAGCAAGTGAAGATAATTTTGGGCACCCTTTCCCGTTATGATGTCTGAAGAGTGATGACGAAACATTTTATTCTTCCTCGTAATAAACATAGGCATAGAAACGTTCATCTGAATTTAGTAATCATTGCATAGTTAACCTTTCTTGCTATGCAATTTTTCAGCGTGTAAATAATGAGTAGTTTTTATAGCGGTTAACTTAAATACCATCCTGACAATTGACAGTTAAACGAGATGGCACTGTACGGCTCTGTAAACAGGAAATACTCCGTAGGGGGCGCTACTAGCACATATTTTGTATgcttataaattacattactctatggtttacggttTGTGCTAGTGATGCACCCTTGcgacagaacattgcagtaattctccctattataagtatattataaggTAACGCTGACTGTCagaagttgacgtttgacaattcagtaacCACAAAACATGGCGCGGTACTCATCATGGCACTTTACCTTCCCATATCAGTCAATAACTTTTTGCTATTACATTATGATACTGGGTGTAGCCATAAGTTATGTTACGAGTTACGAAGTTAATGGTCCATATCCCATTTATGAATTGAACGCTATTTTAATGAAATGGGTGGCCAATTAATATTTCAACAGAATTCATGTCTAGATCAGGTTGAAAATTGCTGATTATGtgcgtaggcaggtacaggcaaGGGAGGGGgctgtgggggggggggggggtttgctcccagagctcaaattttacattcaCTATATGCCCCTCTGCGGCATCTGCCCCCAAGGACCTCCGGTAATATCAACTTGCCCCCCCTAgatcactggctggctacgcccttggcTGATTATTAGTTCTTGGCTCTGCGGTTATGAAATTACAAGAATACGTAAGTTCCAACAATTGGTGAAAACATTCCTGAATGAAGTATACCAGTTACTTATAAAGCCAGTTATAGAAAAGGATAAAATCaagattgtaaaataaaattgtatatgtaGTATTTAATTAAGGCTTAAGTAGTAGCAATTTTCGGAATGTGAAATAATATGTTAGATTTTTGGTTGCAAAATATGTTGGCATATATATGCACTAAATTGTATAGTTGTATTAACATGGATACAAAGATGAGCATTTTGTAATTAAGTTTTATGGATATTTACTCGTATTTGATATTACAGCATGCATAGCGGATCGTTCGTACTGTGATATTCCATGGTGTGTTTAATTTTCAGCtaacaataaatttttaaaacatatgctttgatttttatttagaaatcatCAGTGAAATCAACATCCATTAACTCCACTGTTAATGGATCACCATCTTTTCCCCCTTTTTCTGTTTTATTGGTTGTATTTGGAGGTATATCATTTTCTTTTACGATAATATTATCACTATTATCCGATACAATTTCTGTTATTCTAGAATACGATTTATCTTCTTTAGTGTTCATAGTATTTGATGAATTTATTTCAGCCACTTCAGTTTCTATGTCCTTGTGGTTTTCATTAGATTCACAATTATCAGTAGTAAGATTTGCAGAAATTCCGTTTTGATCAGATTCCAAAGCTTCTTCAACTATATTCTCCTTATCAGAATTATTTTCATTAGTATTAGCAACATTTTTTACAACTGATGTGTGGACATCAACTGTGATGGATTCGTTTACTGCTAATACGTtttcatcatcagaactgtcactgtcaataACATTAGTCCTATTGTGTTTCTTTATCACAGGTACAATGTCTATTTCTTCATTGTTTTCTGTAACATCATTTTCTGTATCAACTTTAGTTTTTTCTCCATTATTGACAGCATCATTATCAATATTTGTTCCCTCAGTTCTTTCTGGAATTTCAGTAGAATGGTTAGCATTCTGGTCAGAATTATTAGATTTATTGAGTCTTGCTAGTCGCCTTTCCTCAGCGAGTCTCCGGTTCCTCATCATTCGTTCTTTTTGTTCATCACTAATTGACGGTGATGATGTTACTTTAGGTAACATAAGGGGCGacctgaaaaataaaaacaaaattagacAAACCTTAACTATGTCACTAAAAATAGCATATCAATAAcatcaaaaagaatttgaaatagaggtgaattgtcaaagaaaacttagtagcaacgtaaatttaatttactgccatttttcgacacatgattaaaactttgaacgccatttgactttgatccttattctttcactgatatgtgttcaatttgttaaatatcaaaaagtgtaaacgctacctaaaggttatggcgccatcgctcgaaacgatgctgctatacctttggcctttgatctattatgGATCTTTGATGGCAATAAGTTTACGTcgctataaagttttttttgacaatacacctctatttcaaaatcTCTTTGATAACATGCATTATTATGTATTCCGTTATACGTCCGAGATCTTAATCGAGGGCGTAACGCCGCCGTCGTCCGATAGCGTCTATGtatttacacacttttattttc harbors:
- the LOC133516422 gene encoding putative uncharacterized protein DDB_G0277255; this translates as MSLLEDVFLEDEAGEAQELERVIEGDELDDRPRSPDSNEDSEKEDEAEEDKRVVDHTAKAKKVVKNPRFVLNPARLTGPRGIQVLPEHFKEFKFKGKGHEREDLDLILKKLEHWAYRLYPKFKFDDCLKKIETLGKKRPVMVHLHKIRTDQYLSEETVQQQDSSGDEAAPPQEEDEFDRLLQQQIELARSTPAPDSARKEMHTPVSNHQRSPLMLPKVTSSPSISDEQKERMMRNRRLAEERRLARLNKSNNSDQNANHSTEIPERTEGTNIDNDAVNNGEKTKVDTENDVTENNEEIDIVPVIKKHNRTNVIDSDSSDDENVLAVNESITVDVHTSVVKNVANTNENNSDKENIVEEALESDQNGISANLTTDNCESNENHKDIETEVAEINSSNTMNTKEDKSYSRITEIVSDNSDNIIVKENDIPPNTTNKTEKGGKDGDPLTVELMDVDFTDDF